Part of the Bacillus sp. THAF10 genome is shown below.
TTCCCAAAACCTTGGCTTCTACCGCAATGCTGCTGAGCAATTATTAGAAGAGCACGATGCTGTAACATTAGTATCTGCAGCACTTAAATTGTTCACAAAAGAGCCAGACGAAACACCTATCCGTCTTACAGAGGAAGCACCACTTCACTCTAGAAGAGACCGCGGCGGCGACCGTAATCGCGGCGGTGGAGACCGTAACCGTGGTGGAAAAAGTCATGGTGGAAGCAAAGGTAACTGGAATAAGCGCTCTGGTGGAAAACCAAGCGGACGTTCTGGTTCGAGAGAGTTCCGTGACGGTAACAACAAACGTCAAGGCTACAAACGTTCAAACAAAGAACGCGTATAATAAAAGGAAAACCGGTAAGCTCTTGGGCTTGCCGGTTTTTTTGTGTTTTAAGGAGTGGGTGTGTTTGATGGCTTGGGGGATGCTGTCCTTCCCATAACCCAACATACCTACCTGTAATCAAATAAAATTTTCCAACTCTGCTTATAAGTAGTATACTAATAACTATGCAATCAAGCATGAGGGGGGAATCACATGAGACCTGAACCGAAACAAAGGATAGACAAGAGGGCATTATCCGTTTGGAGAATATCAGCGGGACTGAATGCCATTTTTTACATAGGACTTGCAGTAGGATACTACTTTATTCAACGTGCCTTTGATTTACCATTTTGGACGTTTATTACTGCCATTGCACTTGTAGCGGTAATGATTATTTTTACTGTTTTCATCATTCCGGTTCTCCAATGGAAACGATGGCGCTATGACATTCATGAGCATGAAATTGACCTGCAATCCGGGATTTTTATAAAAAAACGGACACTAATACCCATGGTACGGGTGCAACACGTGGACACTACACAAGGGCCCATTTTAAAAAGATATCATCTTTCGACCGTATTAATCTCTACAGCGGCAACGATTCATGTTATCCCTGCCCTGGATGAAGAACAAGCAGAT
Proteins encoded:
- a CDS encoding PH domain-containing protein, with protein sequence MRPEPKQRIDKRALSVWRISAGLNAIFYIGLAVGYYFIQRAFDLPFWTFITAIALVAVMIIFTVFIIPVLQWKRWRYDIHEHEIDLQSGIFIKKRTLIPMVRVQHVDTTQGPILKRYHLSTVLISTAATIHVIPALDEEQADQVRDYISRLARVTDDDV